The following coding sequences are from one Saccharomyces eubayanus strain FM1318 chromosome VII, whole genome shotgun sequence window:
- the KEL2 gene encoding Kel2p: MVPFKLTKKVSTDTDSSVISAQSLPRAMPFMDNQNGTRIITPSAPPNQQRNISGASTALPSPMERQDAGKYVWNRIKLKNSPFPRYRHSASPIVTNDNRIFVTGGLHDHLVYGDTWQLSANLDGTSFVSKTIQIGQNTPPPRVGHASTICGNAFVVFGGDTHKLNMNKLLDDDLYLFNINSYKWTIPQPVGTRPLGRYGHKISIIANNPMQTKLYLFGGQIDETYFNDLAMFDLSSFRRPNSHWVFLKPISTVPPAVTNHTMVTFDNKLWVFGGETPKTLSNETFCYDPVQNDWSKIQTTGETPPPIQEHASVVYKHLMCIFGGKDIDNAYSNDVYFLNLITFKWYKLPRIKEGLPKERSGHSLTLIKNDKLVIMGGDKFDYASSSVHDLHTSSTDQGEGTLLYTLDLSHLGDLCPGIMGESLYNEGDISNFPYGKSANSNSVGNENQEMINILTPKLPNLKTFSPSDVTGATGSNFTDAGVQMSKTRHDKEEERSQPCEIDETTKSEFSLPDDKFAFINKRAAYNTENIKNNAPILQGLAIDTKEYNPPSFKETQNDKVILRSIYDELSSEIQSLHLETQQKELETARHISELEKEVQRLMIIKEASKDSNFQMARFKNLEIQKTFLESRIQDLLELVEKKLSQAQEINSEIAIRNTKLEAYFEESDTEKELIDLERKCDILKSQNEKLKRNAENGNAKLPSRMTGLSSRLNQLLAMGPINAATPSNERDKKIEGVEPLRKMDRIIDEIHETAKIKNELMNKKQKLTGEKTALQADLLAKNDKLEALKKIFDGSSKSMLLTQKAIDLSRSEREKYKQCTDDLQQQIDKLKNEQTGQQERHSTVAYSNSDTIHRMKLNNLKTELYISKEDRDTLKEEVLILKKRLYTLQTQQSQ; the protein is encoded by the coding sequence ATGGTACCTTTCAAGTTGACGAAAAAAGTGTCCACGGATACGGATTCCTCGGTGATTTCAGCCCAGAGTTTGCCTAGAGCGATGCCCTTCATGGACAACCAAAACGGTACGCGAATAATAACCCCTTCAGCGCCTCCaaatcaacaaagaaatatatCAGGGGCGTCAACCGCTTTACCTTCGCCAATGGAGCGCCAAGATGCAGGGAAATACGTCTGGAACAGGATCAAACTAAAGAACTCTCCGTTCCCCCGTTATCGTCATTCCGCCTCACCTATTGTTACAAACGATAATAGGATTTTTGTGACTGGTGGACTTCACGATCACTTAGTGTATGGTGACACTTGGCAGTTATCTGCTAATTTGGATGGCACTAGCTTTGTTTCCAAGACAATTCAGATTGGTCAGAACACGCCCCCTCCCAGAGTGGGCCATGCTTCTACCATTTGCGGCAATGCCTTTGTAGTATTTGGAGGTGATACACACAAGCTCAATATGAATAAATTGTTGGATGATGATCTCTATCTTTTCAACATTAATTCTTATAAGTGGACGATACCGCAGCCTGTCGGCACTAGACCTTTGGGTAGGTATGGCCATAAAATCTCTATTATTGCTAACAATCCGATGCAAACCAAATTGTATCTTTTTGGTGGACAGATTGATGAAACTTATTTCAATGATCTAGCCATGTTCGATTTGTCATCGTTTCGTAGGCCAAATTCCCATTGGGTATTTTTGAAACCTATTAGTACTGTACCCCCTGCTGTGACAAACCATACGATGGTAACATTTGATAACAAATTATGGGTATTTGGTGGGGAAACTCCAAAGACGTTAAGCAATGAAACATTTTGTTACGATCCAGTACAAAATGACTGGTCTAAAATCCAAACGACGGGCGAAACGCCTCCACCAATACAAGAGCATGCTAGTGTGGTATATAAACATTTAATGTGCATATTTGGCGGCAAGGACATCGATAACGCATATTCTAATGatgtttatttcttaaATTTGATAACATTCAAATGGTACAAACTTCCTCGTATCAAGGAGGGATTACCTAAAGAACGATCTGGCCATTCTTTAAcgttaataaaaaatgacaagCTTGTTATCATGGGTGGTGATAAGTTCGATTATGCTAGTTCAAGTGTTCACGATCTACATACTTCATCCACTGATCAAGGCGAAGGAACGTTATTGTATACCCTCGATTTGTCGCATCTAGGTGACCTTTGTCCGGGGATAATGGGCGAATCGCTATACAACGAAGGTGacatttcaaattttccttATGGAAAATCCGCGAACTCAAACTCAgttggaaatgaaaaccaAGAGATGATAAATATCCTCACACCTAAATTACCCAATCTTAAGACTTTCAGCCCAAGTGATGTCACCGGGGCCACCGGAAGTAACTTTACCGATGCAGGGGTCCAAATGAGTAAAACGCGACACGataaagaggaagaaaggTCACAGCCTTGCGAAATCGACGAAACTACAAAATCTGAATTTTCACTTCCTGATGATAAATTTGCCTTTATTAACAAAAGGGCTGCATATAATACcgaaaatatcaaaaataatgctCCTATTCTGCAAGGTTTGGCAATAGATACAAAAGAATACAATCCTCCTTCATTCAAAGAAACGCAAAACGACAAAGTAATTCTCAGGAGTATATATGATGAATTGTCTTCGGAAATCCAATCATTGCACCTTGAAACGCAACAGAAAGAACTTGAAACTGCTAGGCATATTTCCGAATTAGAGAAAGAAGTTCAAAGattaatgataataaaagagGCTTCGAAAGACTCTAATTTCCAGATGGCACGATTCAAGAATttagaaattcaaaagacttTCTTGGAATCTAGAATTCAAGATTTACTAGAGTTagtagaaaagaaactttctCAAGCACAAGAAATTAATAGTGAAATTGCAATTCGGAATACAAAACTGGAAGCATACTTTGAAGAGAGCGATACTGAAAAGGAGCTTATCGACTTGGAGAGGAAGTGTGACATTCTGAAGAgtcaaaatgaaaaactcaAACGAAACGCAGAAAATGGGAATGCCAAACTTCCCAGTCGCATGACAGGTTTATCCAGCCGTTTGAATCAATTATTGGCGATGGGGCCGATCAACGCTGCAACACCTTCGAACGAaagagataaaaaaattgaagggGTCGAACCGTTGAGAAAAATGGACAGGATAATAGATGAAATACACGAAACAgctaaaataaaaaacgaattgatgaataaaaaacaaaagttaACCGGTGAAAAGACTGCTTTACAAGCTGATCTTCTGGCTAAGAACGATAAGCTGGAAGcgttaaaaaaaatatttgacggaagttcaaaatcaatgttATTGACCCAGAAGGCTATTGACTTGTCACGATCAGAGCGTGAAAAATACAAGCAATGCACCGATGATTTGCAGCAACAAATcgacaaattgaaaaacgaaCAAACTGGACAACAGGAACGACATAGTACTGTCGCCTATAGCAATTCAGACACAATCCACAGAATGAAACTCAACAATCTCAAGACTGAGCTATATATCTCGAAAGAAGATAGAGACACtctcaaagaagaagtgttaattttgaagaaaagactcTACACTCTTCAAACACAACAATCTCAGTAA
- the PEX21 gene encoding Pex21p encodes MSDACRTNPINQIIQKGHSIHNGSLIPSKPTRFIHREPTAHHIDKGPHAETSFLHRASNMKSVDDVAFQNRPSLTNFENHIEESSSWIPQFSSMEINDPLEFSSEYKNLYSNYESHQRQNSSRQQFPITSSMVRKTASHLPSRNMFRQQRQENRNSSTDAFKFDAEFQNLENEIQEVRYEPIIQEDESWLDQDQLELQKIATDIVKCCTPPLSSASSTSTVSSIDSKLSESKFIQLMRGISSGDVTLKKEANGHSASELFSPSNGELVGNEHIPVENQSHRGAYN; translated from the coding sequence ATGTCTGATGCTTGTCGTACAAATCCAATAAACCAGATTATACAAAAAGGTCATAGCATACACAACGGTTCCCTAATACCGTCAAAACCCACCAGGTTCATCCACAGAGAACCAACTGCACACCATATCGATAAAGGTCCACATGCGGAAACATCCTTTTTGCACCGTGCCAGCAATATGAAGAGCGTTGATGATGTGGCATTTCAAAATCGTCCCTCTCtaacaaattttgaaaaccataTTGAAGAGTCCAGTAGCTGGATTCctcaattttcttcaatggaAATTAATGATCCATTAGAATTCAGCTCagaatataaaaatttgTATTCAAACTACGAATCACATCAACGCCAAAATTCAAGTAGACAACAGTTCCCCATTACGAGTTCTATGGTGCGGAAGACGGCAAGCCATCTTCCGTCACGAAACATGTTTCGACAACAGCGCCAAGAAAACCGCAACAGCTCAACGGATGCCTTTAAATTCGACGCGGAATTCCAAAATTTAGAGAACGAAATCCAAGAAGTGCGGTACGAGCCAATAATACAAGAAGACGAAAGCTGGCTGGACCAAGACCAATTGGAGTTACAGAAGATCGCTACAGATATAGTAAAATGCTGCACTCCTCCACTTTCATCAGCATCCTCCACCTCCACTGTTTCCTCTATCGACTCAAAGCTCTCCGAGTCGAAATTTATACAGCTGATGAGAGGAATCAGCAGTGGTGACGTGACTTTAAAAAAGGAAGCAAATGGGCATTCTGCAAGCGAGCTATTCTCGCCCAGCAATGGAGAACTGGTGGGAAATGAGCACATCCCCGTAGAGAACCAAAGTCATCGAGGCGCATACAATTGA
- the PFK1 gene encoding 6-phosphofructokinase subunit alpha translates to MQSQDSCYGVAFRSIITNDEALFKKTIHFYHTLGFATVKDFNKFKHGENSLLSSGTSQDSLREVWLESFKLSEVDASGFRIPQQEASNKSQSQGALLKIRLVMAAPIDETFDTNETATITYFSTDLNKIVEQFPKQAEKLSDTLVFLKDPMGNNITFSGLANATDSAPTSKDAFLEATSEDEIISKASSEASDLLRQTLGSSQKKKKIAVMTSGGDSPGMNAAVRAVVRTGIHFGCDVFAVYEGYEGLLRGGKYLKKMAWEDVRGWLSEGGTLIGTARSMEFKKREGRRQAAGNLISQGIDALIVCGGDGSLTGADLFRHEWPSLVEELVAEGRFTKEEVAPYKNLSIVGLVGSIDNDMSGTDSTIGAYSALERICEMVDYIDATAKSHSRAFVVEVMGRHCGWLALMAGIATGADYIFIPERAVPHGKWQEELQEVCQRHRSKGRRNNTIIVAEGALDDQLNPVTANDVKDALVDLGLDTKVTILGHVQRGGTAVAHDRWLATLQGVDAVKAVLDFTPETPSPLIGILENKIIRMPLVESVKLTKSVATAIESKDFDKAISLRDTEFIELYENFLSTTVKDDGSELLPVSDRLNIGVVHVGAPSAALNAATRAATLYCLSHGHKPYAIMNGFSGLIQTGEVKELSWIDVENWHNLGGSEIGTNRSVASEDLGTIAYYFQKNKLDGLIILGGFEGFKSLKQLRDGRLQHPIFNIPMCLIPATVSNNVPGTEYSLGVDTCLNALVNYTDDIKQSASATRRRVFVCEVQGGHSGYIASFTGLITGAVSVYTPEKKIDLASIREDITLLKENFRHDKGENRNGKLLVRNEQASSVYSTELLADIISESSKGKFGVRTAIPGHVQQGGVPSSKDRVTASRFAVKCIKFIEQWNKKNEASPNTDAKVLRFKFDTHGEKVPTVEHEDDSAAVICVNGSHVSFKPIANLWENETNVELRKGHEVHWAEYNKIGDILSGRLMLRAEVAASTAENK, encoded by the coding sequence ATGCAATCTCAAGATTCTTGTTACGGTGTTGCATTCAGATCTATCATCACCAATGATGAAgctcttttcaagaaaaccaTTCACTTCTACCACACTTTGGGTTTTGCCACTGTCAAAGAttttaacaaattcaaacatGGTGAAAATAGCCTCTTATCTTCAGGAACATCTCAAGATTCCTTAAGAGAAGTTTGGTTAGAATCTTTCAAGTTAAGTGAAGTGGATGCTTCTGGTTTCCGTATACCACAACAAGAAGCCTCTAACAAGTCTCAAAGTCAAGGTGCTTTGTTGAAGATACGTTTAGTGATGGCTGCCCCAATTGATGAAACTTTCGACACCAATGAAACTGCCACAATCACTTATTTCTCTACTGACTTGAACAAAATTGTCGAGCAATTCCCAAAACAAGCTGAAAAACTGTCTGACACTTtagtatttttgaaagatccAATGGGTAACAATATCACTTTCTCAGGCTTGGCTAACGCTACAGATTCAGCCCCAACTTCTAAGGACGCTTTCTTGGAAGCCACTTCTGAAGACGAAATTATTTCTAAAGCCTCTTCTGAAGCTTCCGATCTATTGAGACAAACATTGGGCTCTTcccaaaagaagaagaagatcgCTGTCATGACTTCTGGTGGTGATTCTCCAGGTATGAACGCTGCCGTCCGTGCTGTTGTTCGTACAGGTATTCATTTCGGTTGCGATGTCTTCGCCGTCTATGAAGGTTACGAAGGTTTACTAAGAGGTGGTAAatacttgaagaaaatggccTGGGAGGACGTTAGAGGTTGGTTAAGTGAAGGTGGTACCCTAATTGGTACTGCTCGTTCCATGGAATTCAAAAAACGTGAAGGTCGTAGACAAGCAGCAGGCAATTTGATTTCCCAAGGTATCGATGCTTTGATTGTTTGCGGTGGTGATGGTTCTTTAACCGGTGCTGATCTATTTAGACATGAATGGCCATCTTTGGTCGAAGAATTGGTTGCTGAAGGTAGATTCactaaagaagaagttgcaCCATACAAGAACTTATCCATTGTTGGTCTTGTTGGTTCTATTGATAACGATATGTCTGGTACTGACTCTACCATTGGTGCTTATTCCGCTTTAGAAAGAATCTGTGAAATGGTCGACTACATCGATGCTACAGCTAAGTCTCACTCTCGTGCTTTCGTTGTTGAAGTTATGGGTAGACATTGTGGTTGGTTGGCCTTAATGGCTGGTATTGCCACTGGTGCCGATTACATTTTCATTCCTGAAAGAGCTGTTCCTCATGGTAAATGGCAAGAAGAATTACAAGAAGTTTGCCAAAGACATAGAAGTAAGGGTAGAAGAAACAACACAATTATTGTCGCTGAAGGTGCCTTGGATGATCAATTGAACCCTGTTACTGCCAACGATGTTAAGGATGCTTTGGTTGATTTAGGACTCGACACTAAAGTCACCATTCTAGGTCACGTCCAAAGAGGTGGTACTGCTGTTGCTCATGACAGATGGTTGGCTACTTTGCAAGGTGTTGACGCTGTTAAGGCTGTCTTAGATTTCACCCCTGAAACTCCTTCTCCATTGATCGgtattttggaaaacaagaTTATCAGAATGCCATTGGTTGAATCTGTTAAACTAACTAAATCCGTCGCCACTGCTATCGAAAGCAAAGATTTTGATAaagcaatttctttaagAGATACAGAATTCATTGAACTATACGAAAACTTTTTGTCTACCACCGTCAAGGATGATGGTTCTGAATTGTTACCTGTTTCTGACAGACTAAACATTGGTGTTGTTCACGTTGGTGCTCCATCTGCCGCTTTGAATGCTGCCACTCGTGCTGCCACTCTATACTGTTTGTCTCACGGTCACAAACCATACGCTATCATGAACGGTTTCAGTGGGTTGATTCAAACTGGTGAAGTAAAGGAGTTATCATGGATTGATGTCGAAAACTGGCACAACYTGGGTGGTTCCGAGATTGGTACCAACAGATCTGTTGCCTCAGAAGATTTAGGTACCATTGCTTACTActtccaaaagaacaagCTAGATGGTTTAATCATCCTTGGTGGTTTCGAaggtttcaaatctttgaagCAATTACGTGATGGTAGACTCCAACACCCAATCTTCAACATCCCAATGTGCTTGATTCCAGCCACTGTTTCCAACAATGTTCCAGGTACTGAATACTCACTAGGTGTTGATACCTGCTTGAACGCATTAGTCAACTACACTGATGACATTAAGCAAAGTGCTTCTGctacaagaagaagagtttTTGTTTGCGAAGTTCAAGGTGGTCATTCTGGTTACATTGCTTCTTTCACTGGTTTAATTACCGGTGCCGTCTCTGTGTACACTccagaaaagaagatcgACTTAGCCTCTATCAGAGAAGACATAACTTtactaaaagaaaacttccGTCACGATAAAGGTGAAAACAGAAACGGTAAGCTATTGGTTAGAAACGAGCAAGCTTCAAGCGTATATAGTACAGAGTTACTTGCTGACATTATTTCTGAATCAAGCAAGGGTAAGTTTGGTGTTAGAACTGCCATCCCAGGTCATGTTCAACAAGGTGGTGTTCCATCTTCTAAGGATCGTGTTACTGCTTCTAGATTCGCTGTTAAATGTATTAAATTCATCGAACAatggaacaagaagaacgaAGCCTCTCCAAACACTGATGCTAAGGTTTTGAGATTCAAATTCGATACCCATGGTGAAAAGGTGCCAACAGTTGAACACGAAGATGACTCTGCCGCTGTTATCTGCGTTAATGGTTCTCACGTCTCCTTCAAGCCAATTGCTAACCTATGGGAAAACGAAACCAATGTTGAATTAAGAAAGGGTCATGAGGTTCATTGGGCCGAATATAATAAGATTGGTGACATATTATCTGGTAGATTAATGTTGAGAGCTGAAGTGGCCGCTTCAACCGCTGAAAACAAATGA
- the YAP1802 gene encoding Yap1802p, with amino-acid sequence MSSSYAKLVKGATKIKMAPPKQKYVDPILMGTSNPRDFQEITDALDVRLSDTAWTIVYKALVVIHLMIQQGEKDVTLRHYSHNLSVFQLRKISHTSKWSSNDMKALQKYDDYLKIRCEEYGRLRMDHVRDNYSSLKLGSRDQLTMDEELDHVESLEIQINALIRNRYSTPDLENHLLLYAFQLLVQDLLALYNALNEGVITLLESFFELSVEHAKRTLDLYKDFVDMTEYVVRYLKVGKAVGLKIPVIKHITTKLIKSLEDHLREETKRQRGEPLQQQQDRKPSSTVSNTTNYDSNTGNRSIAQQKLEQIREQKKLLEQQLQQQQLLISPTVPQDAHNPFGSQQQDVNNDTFSFEPAQPQLAAQIPQQTGNPFLIQQQQQQQQQQXQQQQQQQQQLQQQQQQQQQLQLQQQQQQQQQQQQQQPVQLAGAPTMLQQAQVPVASNLNGQQTGMYASNLQYTPNFTGSGFGGYTTIDSNPMANTMEPTKTGSNNPFSLENIVREQQKQPNESPNPFTLQQAQTTPILAQHQTGNPFQAQNMMTAPMGTYMTGSPAGQVQYASTGIQQQQAMQDQQTGYVMIPTAFVPIQQQQQQQQQHQQENSNLIDI; translated from the coding sequence ATGTCTTCATCGTATGCCAAGCTTGTGAAGGGGGCGACCAAGATAAAGATGGCTCCcccaaaacaaaaatacgTGGACCCCATTCTCATGGGCACTTCGAACCCCCGTGACTTCCAAGAGATTACAGACGCCTTGGACGTAAGGTTGTCAGATACGGCGTGGACCATTGTGTATAAGGCGCTGGTTGTGATACACCTAATGATCCAGCAAGGCGAAAAAGACGTTACGCTAAGGCACTATTCTCATAACCTGAGCGTGTTCCAGTTAAGGAAAATCTCGCATACTTCTAAATGGTCTTCCAACGATATGAAGGCGCTGCAGAAGTACGATGATTACTTGAAGATCCGTTGTGAGGAGTATGGGAGGCTACGTATGGACCACGTACGAGACAACTATTCCTCGTTAAAATTGGGCAGTAGAGACCAACTTACCATGGATGAAGAGTTGGACCATGTAGAGTCGTTAGAAATCCAAATAAATGCTTTAATAAGAAACCGATACTCTACTCCGGATCTGGAAAACCACTTGCTACTGTATGCGTTCCAATTGCTAGTGCAAGATCTGTTAGCGTTATACAACGCCCTCAACGAAGGGGTTATTACACTATTGGAATCATTCTTTGAACTATCCGTCGAGCATGCCAAGAGAACGCTGGATCTTTACAAGGATTTTGTGGACATGACAGAGTACGTGGTAAGATATTTGAAGGTAGGTAAAGCCGTCGGTTTGAAAATTCCCGTGATCAAGCATATCACCACAAAATTGATTAAATCTCTGGAAGACCACTTGAGGgaggaaacaaaaagacaGAGAGGTGAGCctcttcaacaacaacaagacaGGAAGCCATCTTCTACCGTTAGCAATACAACCAATTACGATAGCAACACTGGTAATAGATCCATAGCGCAACAGAAGCTGGAACAGATAAGGGAACAAAAGAAGCTTTTGGAGCAACAActacaacagcaacaactGCTGATTTCTCCTACCGTTCCGCAAGATGCGCACAACCCGTTTGGCTCGCAACAACAAGATGTAAATAATgatactttttctttcgaGCCAGCACAACCTCAACTGGCCGCCCAAATCCCACAACAAACCGGTAACCCATTCTTGatacaacaacagcaacagcaacaacagcaacagcWacagcaacagcaacagcaacagcaacagctacagcaacagcaacagcaacagcaacagctACAGCtacagcaacagcaacagcaacaacaacaacaacagcaacagcaaccaGTCCAATTGGCCGGCGCACCCACGATGCTGCAACAAGCGCAGGTACCAGTAGCATCGAATTTGAATGGCCAGCAAACTGGGATGTATGCTTCCAATCTCCAGTATACCCCAAATTTCACTGGGTCAGGATTTGGTGGCTATACAACTATCGATAGCAACCCAATGGCAAACACCATGGAGCCGACGAAAACAGGCTCTAACAATCCGTTTTCGTTGGAGAATATAGTAAGagaacaacaaaaacagcCTAATGAATCCCCGAACCCATTTACGTTGCAGCAAGCTCAGACTACCCCGATTCTTGCTCAACATCAAACAGGTAACCCATTTCAAGCACAAAACATGATGACAGCACCAATGGGGACATACATGACTGGTTCACCGGCTGGGCAAGTTCAGTATGCTTCCACCGGTAtacagcaacaacaagcTATGCAAGACCAACAGACTGGGTATGTCATGATCCCGACCGCGTTTGTACCcattcaacaacaacagcaacaacaacaacaacatcaacaagaaaattcgAATTTAATAGATATATAA